A genomic window from Methanobacterium sp. BRmetb2 includes:
- a CDS encoding GNAT family N-acetyltransferase — MSYFRIKKLEKEDIQLFKVRKFLFNIIEEEFGYGYIPEYHKDIKALADHYIYPMKNQFYMAIHNKTQKVIGTLGIRSYDKNFEIFDGVYQAEDTASIWRVFVDNRYRRNGVASSLVKTAEKFCENAGYKQIYLHTHKTVQGSVDFWISKGYKITEDTNNELGTVHMEKLIL; from the coding sequence ATGAGCTACTTCAGAATCAAAAAGTTAGAAAAAGAGGATATTCAACTTTTTAAAGTCCGTAAATTTCTTTTTAATATAATTGAAGAAGAATTTGGATATGGTTACATTCCAGAATACCATAAAGATATAAAAGCCCTGGCTGACCATTATATTTACCCCATGAAAAATCAATTTTACATGGCAATTCACAATAAAACCCAAAAAGTTATTGGTACTCTAGGCATTAGATCCTATGATAAAAACTTTGAAATTTTTGATGGAGTTTATCAAGCAGAAGATACAGCCAGTATATGGAGAGTTTTTGTTGATAACAGGTACAGAAGAAATGGAGTTGCCTCTTCACTGGTTAAAACTGCTGAGAAATTCTGTGAAAATGCAGGTTATAAACAGATATATTTACATACCCATAAAACAGTGCAGGGGTCTGTGGACTTCTGGATATCAAAGGGATATAAAATTACTGAAGACACCAATAATGAATTAGGAACTGTACACATGGAAAAACTAATTTTATGA
- a CDS encoding cobalamin biosynthesis protein CobM, giving the protein MHLMDGLIPLWQAAIYWIISVVTVSIYLFKLSKSEEKERKVVYTAIFTAAAVAASSISIPSPFGVSIHFFLIPLVAIILGPLSGVIVAFLCLIIQFFLLGMGGITVLGANTLTIGVALSLSTYLFYKLLSDLDQRLGIFSGTFMGIIVATITQVLILLWAGVANLEMLMVTLIPFYLFIAVIEGAINVFIISFISKVKPELLKLDKI; this is encoded by the coding sequence TTGCATTTAATGGATGGACTCATACCTTTGTGGCAAGCAGCGATCTACTGGATAATATCTGTTGTAACTGTATCAATTTACTTATTTAAACTTTCTAAAAGCGAGGAAAAAGAACGTAAAGTGGTTTATACTGCTATTTTTACTGCTGCAGCAGTTGCAGCTTCATCTATATCAATACCATCACCTTTCGGAGTATCTATACACTTCTTCCTCATACCTTTAGTAGCTATAATTTTAGGTCCTCTTAGCGGAGTTATAGTAGCTTTCCTCTGTCTGATTATACAATTTTTCCTGTTAGGTATGGGAGGTATAACAGTTTTAGGAGCCAATACATTGACTATTGGTGTAGCATTGAGTTTGTCAACATACCTGTTTTATAAATTATTATCTGACCTTGATCAACGTTTAGGTATATTTTCTGGTACGTTTATGGGGATAATTGTAGCAACTATTACCCAGGTTTTGATATTGTTGTGGGCAGGAGTTGCTAATCTGGAAATGTTGATGGTTACATTAATTCCGTTTTACCTATTTATAGCAGTGATTGAAGGCGCAATAAATGTTTTTATAATATCTTTTATTTCAAAAGTGAAACCGGAACTTTTAAAACTTGATAAAATCTAG
- a CDS encoding prefoldin subunit beta has product MELPQNIQHQIAQFQQLQQQAQAISMQKQNVEIQIKETQKAVEELKKTEEDSDIYKTAGNLLVKVKKEDISKELEEKVETLELREKTIKRQEERIMKRLQEMQSTIQDAMQSAGIQPGLGT; this is encoded by the coding sequence ATGGAACTTCCACAAAATATTCAACATCAAATTGCCCAGTTCCAGCAGTTACAACAACAGGCACAGGCAATTTCAATGCAAAAACAGAATGTCGAGATTCAAATTAAAGAAACTCAAAAAGCTGTTGAAGAATTAAAAAAAACAGAAGAAGATTCTGATATATATAAAACAGCTGGTAATTTATTGGTTAAAGTTAAAAAAGAAGATATTAGTAAAGAACTTGAAGAAAAAGTTGAAACACTGGAGCTTCGCGAGAAAACCATTAAAAGACAGGAAGAAAGGATAATGAAACGTCTCCAGGAGATGCAATCAACTATTCAAGATGCTATGCAAAGTGCAGGTATACAGCCGGGGCTAGGTACTTGA
- a CDS encoding DNA-directed RNA polymerase subunit P, producing MYKCAVCGTLIDPKDYMENKCPRCRYRILFKEIPEVKRTIKSR from the coding sequence TTGTATAAATGCGCAGTATGTGGTACATTAATTGATCCAAAAGATTATATGGAAAACAAATGTCCCCGATGTAGATACAGAATCCTTTTTAAAGAGATTCCAGAAGTTAAAAGAACTATTAAATCCAGATAA
- the rpl37ae gene encoding 50S ribosomal protein L37ae (structural models have indicated that the folded zinc-finger motif interacts mainly with domain III of 23S rRNA, whereas the amino-terminal region of L37 interacts primarily with domain II), translating to MARTKKVGVTGRFGARYGRKAKRTVKKIEENMKKKHLCPQCDRVAVKRVSSGIWKCRKCGAVFTGGAYVPVTPMAKTAARNIKRIVGGL from the coding sequence ATGGCTAGGACAAAGAAAGTCGGCGTTACTGGAAGATTTGGCGCTAGATACGGTAGAAAGGCAAAGCGAACTGTGAAAAAAATTGAAGAAAATATGAAGAAAAAGCACCTTTGTCCACAATGCGACCGAGTTGCTGTAAAGAGAGTAAGTAGCGGTATATGGAAATGTAGAAAATGTGGAGCAGTATTTACTGGTGGTGCATACGTACCTGTAACTCCAATGGCAAAAACAGCCGCAAGAAACATTAAGAGGATTGTTGGAGGTTTGTGA
- a CDS encoding RNA-binding protein (involved in the 3' to 5' degradation of a variety of RNA species; forms a trimer of heterodimers (hexamer) with Rrp42; Rrp41 is the catalytically active subunit), with amino-acid sequence MVDIIPEITKKSITDLINNNERADNRALDEYREVSLETGIITKAEGSARVKIGNTQIMIGAKSQIAEPFPDTPNNGVLMTNSELLPMASPTFEPGPPDEKSVELSRVVDRCLREGGVIDLEKLCILPGEKVWMIFLDIHVLDYDGNLMDAASLGCLAAIMDVKIPTATVKDGEVVIDKEKMIELPIKEKALLCTFAKIGNELVLDPSLEEEKVMGARISVGVIEDGSVCAMQKGGAEPLSKEEIMKAINITKEKTSDLRKHLK; translated from the coding sequence ATGGTTGATATAATTCCTGAGATAACTAAAAAAAGCATAACCGATCTTATAAATAACAATGAAAGGGCAGATAATCGTGCTCTAGATGAATACCGGGAAGTTTCACTGGAAACCGGTATTATTACAAAAGCTGAAGGGTCTGCTAGAGTAAAAATAGGAAATACTCAAATAATGATTGGTGCAAAATCCCAAATTGCTGAACCATTCCCTGACACCCCTAATAATGGTGTTTTAATGACTAACTCTGAACTTCTACCTATGGCATCCCCTACCTTTGAACCGGGACCTCCCGATGAAAAGTCTGTAGAATTATCCCGAGTGGTTGATCGATGTCTCCGTGAAGGTGGAGTTATTGACTTGGAGAAACTCTGCATACTTCCTGGTGAAAAAGTTTGGATGATCTTTTTAGACATTCACGTCCTGGATTATGATGGAAATTTAATGGATGCTGCATCTTTAGGATGCCTAGCTGCTATAATGGATGTTAAAATACCTACTGCAACTGTTAAAGACGGTGAAGTTGTAATTGACAAGGAAAAAATGATTGAATTACCAATCAAAGAAAAAGCATTACTATGTACCTTTGCCAAAATTGGTAATGAACTGGTTTTAGATCCATCTCTGGAAGAAGAAAAGGTTATGGGGGCCAGAATATCCGTTGGAGTAATTGAAGATGGTTCAGTATGTGCTATGCAAAAAGGTGGAGCAGAACCTTTAAGTAAAGAAGAAATAATGAAAGCTATTAACATAACCAAAGAAAAAACAAGTGATCTTAGAAAGCATTTGAAATGA
- a CDS encoding exosome complex exonuclease Rrp41: protein MITIITLGKNEGSVKRADGRAFDELRPIKIEAGVLERADGSAYLEFGGNKILVAVYGPREFHIRRLQKPDQAVVRCRYNMAPFSVDDRKRPGPDRRSVEISKITSEALTPAVFLEKYPRSTIDVFIEVLEAEGGTRCAGITAASVAMADAGIPMRDMVVACAAGKADDNVVLDLSEVEDKEGQADLPVAIMPRTGEITLIQMDGNLSSEEFEKALDLAIEGCKQISEIQKESLKTRYGE, encoded by the coding sequence GTGATTACTATTATCACATTAGGAAAAAACGAAGGGTCTGTTAAAAGGGCTGATGGAAGAGCTTTTGATGAATTAAGACCTATAAAAATAGAAGCTGGAGTATTGGAAAGAGCTGATGGATCAGCTTATTTAGAATTTGGTGGTAACAAAATTTTGGTTGCTGTCTACGGGCCAAGGGAATTTCATATAAGAAGGTTACAAAAACCAGACCAGGCAGTAGTAAGGTGTAGATATAATATGGCACCATTTTCAGTGGATGATAGAAAGAGACCAGGACCAGATAGAAGATCTGTTGAAATATCAAAAATTACATCTGAAGCATTAACTCCTGCTGTGTTTCTGGAAAAATATCCAAGGTCAACTATAGATGTTTTCATAGAAGTTCTAGAAGCAGAAGGTGGAACCCGTTGTGCAGGTATAACTGCAGCCTCTGTTGCAATGGCTGATGCAGGTATACCTATGAGGGATATGGTTGTGGCCTGTGCTGCCGGTAAAGCTGATGATAATGTGGTACTGGATCTATCTGAAGTTGAGGATAAAGAAGGTCAAGCCGATCTACCTGTGGCTATTATGCCTAGAACTGGGGAAATAACTCTTATACAAATGGATGGAAACTTATCTTCAGAAGAATTTGAAAAAGCGCTGGATCTGGCCATAGAAGGATGTAAACAGATCAGTGAAATTCAAAAAGAATCCTTAAAGACCAGGTATGGTGAATAA
- a CDS encoding RNA-binding protein, translated as MITVKDKDLVVPGEVLADEEYNPGRGTFKEENKICSSVVGLVALRNKKISVIPLQSKYIPKRGDVVIGEITDIRFSMWGLDINSPYSGLLPASEVFGKEKRELERAFVIGDVLFLRVIDVDEVKKVKLGLKGRGLGKFRGGILINITPTKVPRLIGKKGSMINMIKDQTKCEIVVGQNGVVWVKGEPSMERITEKVIKMIEDQAHTSGLTDRVRDMLLELVNGESNNSKEDEENLNEDKDIQTSID; from the coding sequence GTGATAACTGTAAAAGATAAAGATCTAGTAGTCCCTGGTGAAGTTCTTGCAGATGAAGAATATAATCCCGGTAGGGGAACATTTAAAGAAGAAAATAAGATATGTTCATCTGTTGTGGGACTGGTAGCTCTTAGAAATAAAAAGATTAGTGTAATTCCCCTACAGAGTAAATATATTCCAAAAAGAGGCGATGTGGTAATTGGTGAAATAACAGATATCAGATTTTCAATGTGGGGATTAGATATAAACTCCCCTTATTCTGGACTTTTACCTGCATCAGAAGTATTTGGAAAGGAAAAAAGAGAATTAGAAAGGGCATTCGTTATTGGTGATGTTCTTTTCTTGAGAGTTATTGATGTAGATGAAGTTAAAAAGGTTAAATTAGGGCTAAAAGGAAGGGGACTTGGTAAATTCCGCGGAGGAATTCTCATTAACATAACCCCAACTAAAGTTCCAAGGTTAATTGGTAAAAAAGGATCAATGATCAACATGATCAAAGACCAGACCAAATGTGAAATTGTAGTTGGTCAAAATGGAGTGGTTTGGGTTAAAGGCGAACCATCAATGGAAAGAATTACCGAAAAAGTCATAAAAATGATAGAAGATCAGGCCCATACATCAGGATTGACTGATCGGGTAAGAGATATGCTCTTGGAACTGGTTAACGGTGAATCTAATAACTCAAAAGAAGATGAAGAAAATTTAAATGAAGATAAAGATATTCAAACAAGTATTGATTAA
- a CDS encoding ribosome assembly factor SBDS: MVTLEEAVIARLEYYGERFEILVDPDLASDFKRGNDIKIEDIVAVEEVFKDAKKGDKASEEAMSKAFGTKDPLDVAEAIIKKGQIQLTAQQRRDMQEEKRNKIIAKITREAINPQTKLPHPSRRIEKAMEESKIHIDPFKTVDEQIPIVLKAIRMKIPIRFERVRMAIRIPGEFSGKAYSAISDFGKIMKEEWQNDGSWIAVVEIPGGLQEGFHRKLSELTGGMVETKLLK; the protein is encoded by the coding sequence ATGGTTACTCTTGAAGAAGCTGTAATAGCGCGTTTGGAATATTATGGGGAGCGCTTCGAGATCTTAGTAGATCCAGATCTGGCATCTGATTTCAAGAGAGGTAACGATATCAAAATAGAAGATATAGTAGCGGTCGAAGAAGTATTTAAAGATGCAAAAAAGGGTGATAAAGCATCTGAGGAAGCAATGAGCAAAGCATTTGGTACTAAAGACCCTTTGGATGTTGCAGAGGCTATTATAAAAAAAGGCCAAATACAGCTTACTGCTCAACAAAGAAGAGATATGCAAGAGGAAAAAAGAAATAAAATAATCGCAAAGATAACAAGAGAAGCGATAAATCCTCAGACAAAACTTCCTCACCCTTCTCGAAGAATTGAAAAGGCCATGGAAGAGTCTAAAATTCATATTGACCCGTTTAAAACTGTTGATGAACAAATTCCTATTGTTCTTAAAGCCATTCGTATGAAAATACCCATCCGATTTGAGAGAGTTCGGATGGCCATAAGAATTCCTGGAGAATTCTCTGGAAAGGCATATAGTGCCATTTCTGATTTTGGGAAGATCATGAAAGAAGAATGGCAAAACGACGGGTCATGGATAGCAGTGGTTGAAATACCTGGTGGTTTACAGGAAGGATTTCACCGAAAACTAAGTGAACTAACCGGTGGAATGGTTGAAACCAAGCTATTAAAATGA
- the psmA gene encoding proteasome endopeptidase complex, archaeal, alpha subunit translates to MQPLQSAGYDRAITVFSPDGRLFQVEYAREAVKRGTTSLGVKSKEGIVLVVDKRPTSKLVEPTSIEKIFQIDKHIGAATSGLVADARALIEKARIEAQVNKITYNEPIRVESLAKKICDMKQMYTQHGGVRPFGSALIIGGVTNGGCRLFETDPSGALIEYKATAIGAGRQLAMEVFEKNYKDDMNLTESIELALDAVYEATEGKTTPESVEIAVIESKDKQYKKLSEEEIKDHVEELLLRQKKEEEE, encoded by the coding sequence ATGCAACCACTTCAGAGTGCAGGATATGATAGGGCTATAACTGTATTTAGCCCAGATGGAAGACTATTTCAGGTTGAATATGCTAGAGAAGCTGTAAAAAGAGGTACAACTTCATTAGGTGTTAAATCAAAAGAAGGTATTGTTCTGGTTGTGGATAAGAGACCCACCAGTAAATTAGTTGAACCAACATCCATTGAAAAAATATTCCAAATAGATAAACATATTGGTGCTGCCACCTCAGGACTTGTAGCAGATGCAAGAGCTTTAATCGAAAAGGCAAGAATAGAAGCTCAAGTAAACAAAATAACCTATAACGAACCAATACGTGTGGAAAGTTTAGCTAAGAAAATTTGTGACATGAAACAGATGTACACCCAGCACGGTGGAGTAAGACCATTTGGTTCCGCACTTATAATTGGTGGTGTGACCAATGGGGGATGCAGATTATTTGAAACTGATCCCAGCGGGGCTTTAATTGAATACAAGGCTACTGCAATAGGTGCAGGTAGACAATTAGCTATGGAAGTATTCGAAAAGAATTATAAGGATGACATGAATTTAACCGAGTCAATTGAATTAGCATTAGACGCTGTTTATGAAGCTACTGAAGGTAAAACTACGCCAGAAAGTGTGGAAATAGCGGTTATTGAATCAAAAGATAAACAATACAAAAAATTATCTGAAGAAGAAATTAAAGATCATGTTGAAGAACTCCTCCTAAGGCAGAAGAAGGAGGAAGAGGAGTAA
- a CDS encoding ribonuclease P has translation MKLKILPSSLRDKKRYIAFEAISESYLNRDDIISVIWENSLNLYGECGTSNFDLWVMKVWNKKEKHLKNYYIKGVIQCKREEVDRVRAVIAIVTKYRGKRVVFHTLGISGTVKSATEKFIKLKT, from the coding sequence ATGAAATTAAAAATATTACCCTCCTCATTGAGGGATAAAAAAAGATATATAGCTTTCGAAGCAATTTCAGAATCCTATTTAAATCGTGACGATATTATATCTGTAATATGGGAAAATTCATTAAATTTATATGGTGAGTGTGGAACTAGTAACTTTGATTTATGGGTTATGAAGGTGTGGAATAAAAAGGAGAAACATCTTAAAAATTATTATATCAAAGGAGTTATTCAGTGTAAAAGGGAAGAAGTTGACAGAGTAAGGGCTGTAATTGCTATTGTAACTAAATATAGGGGTAAAAGAGTTGTATTTCATACACTGGGAATTTCAGGAACAGTAAAATCAGCCACAGAAAAATTTATTAAATTAAAGACTTAG
- a CDS encoding exosome protein — protein MIHNISYRVFVYGTENEEKVREAIKTLFPNSLPEKDINEGYYGNKVLILHDKINKKREIKEFIKKLENLDVDTKTSIIKDLNNKLDDKGNLFLRFDKQEAYMGNLIVVEHGDSIHLKIKIAAYPAKKEIAIKIAIEMLEENNVL, from the coding sequence ATGATCCATAACATCTCCTACCGAGTTTTTGTTTATGGAACAGAAAATGAAGAAAAGGTAAGGGAAGCTATTAAAACTCTTTTTCCCAATTCCCTACCTGAAAAAGACATTAACGAAGGTTATTACGGTAATAAAGTTCTGATTTTGCACGATAAAATAAACAAAAAACGCGAAATCAAAGAATTTATCAAAAAACTTGAAAATTTAGATGTTGATACTAAAACTTCTATTATAAAAGACCTTAATAATAAACTTGATGATAAAGGAAACCTTTTTTTAAGATTTGATAAGCAGGAAGCTTACATGGGCAATTTAATCGTTGTGGAACACGGTGATTCTATCCACCTTAAGATTAAAATTGCAGCTTACCCTGCCAAAAAGGAGATAGCTATTAAAATAGCCATAGAAATGCTTGAGGAAAACAATGTACTTTGA
- a CDS encoding 50S ribosomal protein L15e: protein MYKYVRDAWKNPDDSFVKELMQQRAPVWRRESVITRIDRPTRIDRARSLGYKAKKGYIVVRTRVRRGGRRKSRFTAGRKPKRMGVTKITPKKSLKRIAEERVARKYPNMEILNSYWVWEDGKFKFYEVILVDPSHPSIKNDPNINWICEKQHTGRVFRGLTSEGKKTRGLRNKGKGAEKLR from the coding sequence ATGTATAAATATGTAAGAGACGCATGGAAAAATCCAGATGATTCCTTCGTTAAGGAGCTAATGCAACAGAGAGCTCCTGTATGGAGAAGAGAAAGTGTAATAACTAGAATTGACAGACCCACCCGTATTGACCGAGCAAGATCCTTAGGATACAAGGCAAAAAAAGGATATATTGTTGTTAGAACTCGAGTTAGGCGTGGTGGCCGAAGAAAATCAAGATTTACTGCTGGTAGAAAGCCTAAAAGAATGGGTGTTACTAAGATAACCCCTAAGAAGTCCCTTAAAAGGATTGCAGAAGAAAGAGTTGCAAGAAAATATCCTAACATGGAAATATTAAACTCCTACTGGGTATGGGAAGACGGTAAATTCAAATTCTACGAAGTTATATTAGTTGATCCAAGCCATCCATCAATTAAAAACGATCCAAATATAAACTGGATCTGTGAGAAGCAACATACTGGTCGAGTATTCCGTGGACTAACTAGTGAAGGTAAAAAGACACGTGGACTTCGAAATAAAGGAAAAGGCGCAGAAAAACTAAGATAA
- a CDS encoding histidine kinase yields MAYQYSLFGAVLLMSAFIVLFLSVYSYKNRSSNLHKYFTLLMFFTFLWCFGSSMDAFSVEPWLKIFWVQIAYLGVTIVPPLWFILILSYGGYDKYLKPYFIMLLMILPLFILFLAFTYSQHQLIWTSITPVSNVPGALLVYEHGLFFWIDVIYSFLMSIMGITILLTVLNSSSRIYRPQIYMLIFSGITPIVFSLLYTTGSVQIPGLDVTPLGITISGIFIAIAIFKYDFLAIRPIIDEVLIKSMQNGLLVFDDKDTLMEVNKAANLIGVNEESIGKNFYDIFKDFPDIKSFYQGHQSESEIFLPYPWNLWIQLQITTIVDNESNMGKMLIIQDVTNRKMMEHQLSDSEERYKVLTDLSPDAILVIIGNKIVFANKSSYKLFGAKGPKEIIDQNILGFLHPEFKDICENRLYQVYIERKSLNFLEEKIISLDNQIKDIEIGDVPITYNNEPAVQLVIRDITERKKLEKRLKKSLDEKDLMMKEIHHRVKNNLMVIQSLLNLQSRYIKDPAVLNIFKESQNRAKSMALIHQRLYQSKDLKRIDFGEYAQALAIDLFNSYITDYNKINLDINVESVMLDINTSIPLGLILNEILSNSLKYAFPKDKKGNIKVEFLSKNSHYELIVSDNGIGLPADFDLEKSDSLGFKLIYGLSDQINAEVKVNRDNGTEIEIVFKEQPIVPE; encoded by the coding sequence ATGGCGTATCAATATTCTTTATTTGGGGCAGTATTATTGATGAGTGCTTTTATTGTATTGTTTTTATCAGTTTATAGCTATAAAAATCGCTCTTCTAATTTACATAAATATTTTACTTTATTGATGTTTTTCACATTTTTATGGTGTTTTGGGTCGTCCATGGACGCTTTCAGTGTGGAGCCCTGGTTAAAAATATTTTGGGTGCAAATTGCCTATCTTGGAGTTACTATTGTTCCTCCATTATGGTTTATTTTGATATTAAGTTATGGGGGATATGATAAATATTTAAAACCTTATTTTATCATGTTATTAATGATCTTACCTTTGTTTATCTTATTTTTAGCTTTTACATATTCTCAACATCAGTTAATTTGGACCAGCATCACCCCAGTTTCTAATGTCCCAGGCGCTCTTCTTGTATATGAGCACGGTCTTTTCTTTTGGATAGATGTTATTTATAGCTTTTTAATGAGTATAATGGGCATTACTATATTATTAACTGTTTTAAATAGTTCTTCCAGGATATACCGCCCTCAAATATATATGTTAATATTTAGTGGAATTACCCCAATAGTTTTTAGTTTGCTTTATACTACAGGATCAGTTCAAATTCCAGGACTGGATGTTACTCCTTTAGGAATTACTATTTCCGGTATTTTTATCGCTATTGCTATTTTTAAGTATGATTTTTTAGCTATTCGTCCCATTATAGATGAAGTACTTATTAAAAGTATGCAAAATGGTTTATTGGTTTTTGATGATAAAGATACTTTGATGGAGGTTAACAAAGCGGCAAATTTAATTGGTGTAAATGAAGAGAGTATTGGTAAAAATTTCTATGACATTTTCAAAGATTTTCCAGATATTAAATCTTTTTATCAAGGTCATCAATCAGAATCTGAGATTTTTTTACCATATCCATGGAATTTATGGATTCAATTACAAATCACCACAATCGTAGATAATGAATCTAATATGGGTAAAATGCTCATTATTCAGGACGTAACTAATCGTAAAATGATGGAACATCAGCTTAGTGATAGTGAAGAACGTTACAAAGTTTTAACTGATCTTTCTCCTGACGCTATTTTAGTAATTATTGGAAATAAAATTGTATTTGCCAATAAATCTTCATATAAACTTTTTGGTGCAAAAGGTCCTAAAGAAATTATAGACCAAAACATTTTAGGATTTTTACACCCTGAATTTAAGGATATTTGCGAAAATCGTTTGTATCAAGTTTACATTGAAAGAAAATCTTTAAACTTTTTAGAGGAAAAAATAATAAGTTTAGATAACCAAATTAAAGATATAGAGATAGGTGATGTTCCAATAACATATAATAATGAACCAGCAGTTCAACTGGTCATTAGAGATATTACCGAAAGAAAAAAATTGGAAAAACGACTAAAAAAATCTCTGGATGAAAAAGATTTAATGATGAAGGAGATTCATCATAGGGTAAAAAATAATCTAATGGTTATTCAAAGTCTTCTTAATTTACAGTCTCGCTACATTAAAGATCCTGCGGTTCTAAATATTTTTAAAGAAAGTCAAAATCGGGCCAAGTCTATGGCCCTTATACATCAAAGATTATATCAATCAAAAGATTTAAAACGGATTGATTTTGGTGAATATGCTCAAGCATTAGCTATAGATCTTTTTAACAGTTATATTACTGATTATAATAAAATTAATCTAGATATAAATGTAGAATCAGTAATGTTAGATATAAACACTTCTATTCCTCTTGGACTAATACTCAATGAAATACTTTCTAATAGTTTAAAATATGCTTTTCCTAAGGATAAAAAGGGTAATATAAAAGTGGAATTTTTATCCAAAAATTCTCATTATGAATTAATTGTAAGTGACAATGGAATTGGCCTACCCGCTGATTTTGATTTAGAAAAATCTGATTCCTTGGGGTTTAAACTAATTTATGGATTATCAGATCAGATAAATGCTGAAGTTAAAGTTAATAGAGATAATGGAACAGAAATTGAAATTGTATTTAAAGAACAACCAATTGTTCCAGAATAA
- a CDS encoding transcriptional regulator, whose product MKEKIKEIAARVSELREISDISPEEMANYLSLPVEDYRKYESGENDIPASVLYEIAHKFNVDMGLLLTGEETRMHIFTVTRKDNGVEVERRKQYKYENIGEKFIHKKAETFIVTVEPKNDGKKPSTNSHPGQEFNYILEGSLKIYIHNNEIVLKEGDSIFFDSSYEHAMKAMDNKSAKFLAVVM is encoded by the coding sequence ATGAAAGAAAAGATCAAAGAAATTGCAGCACGAGTTTCAGAGTTAAGGGAAATTTCTGATATTAGTCCAGAGGAAATGGCTAATTATTTAAGCCTGCCTGTGGAAGATTACAGAAAATATGAATCTGGAGAAAATGACATTCCAGCCAGTGTTCTATACGAAATTGCCCATAAATTTAATGTGGATATGGGTTTGCTCTTAACTGGGGAAGAAACAAGGATGCATATATTTACCGTAACCCGTAAAGATAATGGCGTTGAAGTAGAGCGGAGAAAACAATACAAATACGAAAATATCGGTGAAAAATTCATTCACAAAAAAGCAGAAACGTTCATTGTTACTGTAGAACCCAAAAATGATGGTAAAAAACCTTCTACCAATTCTCACCCCGGCCAAGAATTTAATTACATACTGGAAGGGAGTTTAAAAATTTATATTCACAATAACGAAATCGTACTAAAAGAAGGCGACTCAATATTCTTTGATTCATCCTATGAACATGCAATGAAAGCCATGGACAATAAATCTGCCAAATTCCTGGCAGTAGTAATGTAA